In Primulina eburnea isolate SZY01 chromosome 3, ASM2296580v1, whole genome shotgun sequence, one DNA window encodes the following:
- the LOC140828295 gene encoding benzoate carboxyl methyltransferase-like isoform X1, whose product MEFKKISGMNAGDDRTSYANNSGLQRVVVSKTWPILDETLEDMIEKEGLPECCFKMVDLGCASGPNTLLVISHIMDIFQDLSVRFQEIQIFLNDLPENDFNNLFKLVQSFYDEKAVERSRCCIYGLPGSFYGRLFPDRSLHFAYSSYSIHWLSQVPEGLDKHNKENIYMATTSPREVFEAYGKQFQRDFSKFLNLRGEEMVFGGRMVLSFIGRTVEDPSSMDDNAYLTMLAETLDEMVAEGIIRKDDLHSFNVPIYTPFQQEAEAIIINEGSFELCKKDVFRVRWDAHGNTHDPFFDEKESANLVANCIRALSEPMLASHFGSCIKCDDVFERYAKKVAAHLSRQKSSYHTMVISLRRK is encoded by the exons ATGGAATTCAAGAAAATCAGTGGTATGAACGCAGGAGATGACAGAACAAGCTACGCCAACAACTCTGGCCTTCAA AGAGTTGTGGTATCAAAAACATGGCCTATTTTAGATGAAACTTTAGAAGACATGATTGAAAAAGAGGGATTGCCCGAATGCTGTTTCAAGATGGTGGATTTGGGTTGTGCTTCCGGCCCGAATACCCTTTTGGTCATATCCCATATCATGGATATTTTCCAAGATTTAAGTGTTAGATTTCAGGAGATTCAGatttttctgaatgatcttccaG AAAATGACTTCAACAATTTGTTCAAATTGGTACAAAGTTTCTACGATGAGAAAGCTGTTGAAAGATCACGATGCTGTATATATGGCTTACCGGGGTCTTTTTACGGCAGATTATTTCCAGACAGGAGTCTTCACTTTGCTTATTCTTCATACAGCATTCATTGGCTTTCTCAG GTCCCCGAAGGACTAGATAAACACAACaaagaaaatatatacatgGCGACAACGAGTCCTCGGGAGGTATTCGAAGCATATGGGAAGCAATTCCAACGAGATTTCTCCAAATTTCTAAACTTGAGAGGTGAAGAGATGGTCTTCGGTGGGCGCATGGTGTTATCATTTATAGGCAGAACCGTCGAAGACCCCTCTTCCATGGATGATAATGCTTATTTGACAATGCTTGCAGAAACACTCGATGAAATGGTGGCCGAG GGTATTATCAGGAAAGATGATTTGCATTCTTTTAACGTGCCTATATACACACCATTCCAACAAGAAGCCGAGGCGATAATCATCAATGAAGGGTCCTTCGAATTGTGCAAGAAGGATGTTTTTCGAGTCCGGTGGGATGCACACGGGAACACCCATGATCCATTTTTCGATGAAAAAGAAAGTGCAAATCTCGTGGCAAATTGCATTCGGGCTTTAAGCGAGCCGATGCTTGCTAGTCATTTCGGTAGTTGTATAAAATGTGATGATGTGTTTGAGAGGTATGCGAAGAAAGTGGCTGCGCATTTGTCAAGGCAGAAGTCGTCCTACCATACCATGGTCATCTCATTGAGAAGGAAATGA
- the LOC140828295 gene encoding benzoate carboxyl methyltransferase-like isoform X2 — translation MTEQATPTTLAFNFLQRVVVSKTWPILDETLEDMIEKEGLPECCFKMVDLGCASGPNTLLVISHIMDIFQDLSVRFQEIQIFLNDLPENDFNNLFKLVQSFYDEKAVERSRCCIYGLPGSFYGRLFPDRSLHFAYSSYSIHWLSQVPEGLDKHNKENIYMATTSPREVFEAYGKQFQRDFSKFLNLRGEEMVFGGRMVLSFIGRTVEDPSSMDDNAYLTMLAETLDEMVAEGIIRKDDLHSFNVPIYTPFQQEAEAIIINEGSFELCKKDVFRVRWDAHGNTHDPFFDEKESANLVANCIRALSEPMLASHFGSCIKCDDVFERYAKKVAAHLSRQKSSYHTMVISLRRK, via the exons ATGACAGAACAAGCTACGCCAACAACTCTGGCCTTCAA TTTTTTGCAGAGAGTTGTGGTATCAAAAACATGGCCTATTTTAGATGAAACTTTAGAAGACATGATTGAAAAAGAGGGATTGCCCGAATGCTGTTTCAAGATGGTGGATTTGGGTTGTGCTTCCGGCCCGAATACCCTTTTGGTCATATCCCATATCATGGATATTTTCCAAGATTTAAGTGTTAGATTTCAGGAGATTCAGatttttctgaatgatcttccaG AAAATGACTTCAACAATTTGTTCAAATTGGTACAAAGTTTCTACGATGAGAAAGCTGTTGAAAGATCACGATGCTGTATATATGGCTTACCGGGGTCTTTTTACGGCAGATTATTTCCAGACAGGAGTCTTCACTTTGCTTATTCTTCATACAGCATTCATTGGCTTTCTCAG GTCCCCGAAGGACTAGATAAACACAACaaagaaaatatatacatgGCGACAACGAGTCCTCGGGAGGTATTCGAAGCATATGGGAAGCAATTCCAACGAGATTTCTCCAAATTTCTAAACTTGAGAGGTGAAGAGATGGTCTTCGGTGGGCGCATGGTGTTATCATTTATAGGCAGAACCGTCGAAGACCCCTCTTCCATGGATGATAATGCTTATTTGACAATGCTTGCAGAAACACTCGATGAAATGGTGGCCGAG GGTATTATCAGGAAAGATGATTTGCATTCTTTTAACGTGCCTATATACACACCATTCCAACAAGAAGCCGAGGCGATAATCATCAATGAAGGGTCCTTCGAATTGTGCAAGAAGGATGTTTTTCGAGTCCGGTGGGATGCACACGGGAACACCCATGATCCATTTTTCGATGAAAAAGAAAGTGCAAATCTCGTGGCAAATTGCATTCGGGCTTTAAGCGAGCCGATGCTTGCTAGTCATTTCGGTAGTTGTATAAAATGTGATGATGTGTTTGAGAGGTATGCGAAGAAAGTGGCTGCGCATTTGTCAAGGCAGAAGTCGTCCTACCATACCATGGTCATCTCATTGAGAAGGAAATGA
- the LOC140828296 gene encoding benzoate carboxyl methyltransferase-like, with protein MEKFMCKVVKMESENFLHMNKGDGETSYAKNSTIQKYAITKTWVILDETLKNMVDNEIFEECCFKMVDFGCASGPNTLLVASHIVDTLQNFGDRFQEIQVFLNDLPDNDFNNLFKLLQNFYQEKGTKMKQQCFVYGSPGSFYDRKFPRKSMHFAYSSYSIHWLSKVPEGLEDNKENIYIAMTSPAKVLEAYANQFRRDFSKFLSARGEEFVCSGRMVLSLAGRPIEDTSSIDENEHCILAEILHDMVVEGLIKKDDLYSFNVPIYTPCPQEVETIISDEGSFTLDRMDGYPVLWDPSQDVEGLLFEKMRSAKVVADGLRAVLEPLLASHFGGIMNYNVVFEKYAEKLAEHLSKEPSIFTIAISLRRK; from the exons ATGGAGAAATTCATGTGCAAAGTAGTGAAAATGGAGTCGGAGAATTTTCTACATATGAATAAAGGTGATGGTGAAACTAGCTATGCGAAAAACTCAACTATTCAG AAATATGCCATAACAAAAACCTGGGTCATATTAGATGAAACCCTGAAAAATATGGTTGATAATGAGATCTTCGAGGAATGTTGCTTCAAGATGGTGGATTTTGGTTGCGCATCAGGCCCAAATACATTGTTAGTCGCCTCCCATATCGTGGATACTCTGCAAAATTTTGGTGACAGATTTCAAGAAATTCAAgtttttctgaatgatcttccaG ATAATGACTTCAACAATTTGTTCAAATTGCTGCAAAATTTCTACCAAGAAAAAGGAACGAAAATGAAGCAGCAATGCTTTGTATATGGCTCGCCAGGATCTTTCTATGATAGAAAGTTTCCAAGAAAGAGTATGCACTTCGCTTATTCTTCTTACAGCATCCATTGGCTCTCTAAG GTTCCCGAAGGACTTGAGGACAATAAGGAAAACATATACATAGCCATGACAAGTCCCGCAAAGGTATTGGAAGCATATGCAAACCAATTTCGAAGAGATTTCTCCAAATTCCTAAGTGCGAGAGGTGAGGAATTTGTCTGCAGTGGGCGTATGGTGTTGTCATTAGCTGGACGGCCTATAGAAGATACCTCTTCCATAGATGAAAATGAACATTGCATTCTTGCAGAAATACTTCATGACATGGTCGTTGAG ggGCTGATCAAGAAAGATGATCTATATTCTTTTAATGTGCCTATATACACCCCGTGCCCACAAGAAGTTGAGACTATCATCAGCGACGAAGGGTCCTTCACATTGGACAGGATGGACGGCTATCCAGTCCTATGGGATCCTAGCCAAGACGTAGAAGGTTTACTTTTCGAAAAAATGAGAAGTGCAAAAGTTGTGGCAGATGGTCTTCGGGCTGTACTTGAACCATTGCTGGCCAGCCACTTTGGCGGGATCATGAATTATAATGTGGTATTCGAAAAGTATGCAGAAAAATTGGCTGAGCATTTGTCTAAGGAGCCATCAATCTTTACAATAGCCATCTCTTTGAGAAGGAAATGA
- the LOC140826690 gene encoding probable xyloglucan endotransglucosylase/hydrolase protein 30, which produces MGKSKYYFYCFFVLARFLLHVAHAAAFNISNIPFSKGFSPLFGDANVIPSADDRSVRLQLNQYTGSGFKSSDLYSHGFFSAKIKLPSDYTAGIVVAFYTTNGDLFPKSHDELDFEFLGNIRGKTWRFQTNMYGNGSTSRGREERYYLWFDPSQDFHRYSILWTTKNIIFYIDDVPIREIERNEAMGADFPSKPMSLYATIWDASDWATSGGKYRANYKYAPFVAEFTDLVLHGCATNLLQEAVATECTDTGHNRFDGADFANITPKQKVAMRKFRDKYIYYSYCYDTIRYPLPPPECVVDQVEKKRFKDSGRLKFDEKHHHRRFKNGGQVMGVRKHENQEDM; this is translated from the exons ATGGGTAAAagcaaatattatttttattgtttcttTGTTCTTGCTCGTTTTCTTCTCCATGTAGCTCATGCGGCAGCTTTCAACATATCCAATATTCCATTCTCCAAAGGATTCAGCCCTTTATTTGGTGATGCAAATGTTATCCCCTCCGCCGATGATCGATCCGTTCGACTTCAACTCAACCAGTACACAG GGTCAGGGTTCAAATCTTCAGATCTTTACAGTCATGGCTTCttcagtgctaaaatcaagttgCCATCAGATTACACTGCAGGAATCGTCGTCGCGTTTTAC ACAACAAATGGTGATTTATTCCCGAAATCGCACGACGAATTGGATTTTGAATTCTTGGGAAATATAAGAGGGAAAACATGGAGATTTCAGACAAATATGTATGGGAATGGAAGTACAAGTCGGGGGAGAGAAGAAAGATACTACCTCTGGTTCGACCCTTCTCAAGATTTTCATCGTTACAGTATACTTTGGACCACCAAGAATATTAT ATTCTACATTGATGATGTTCCCATCCGGGAGATAGAACGCAATGAGGCAATGGGAGCTGATTTCCCATCCAAGCCTATGTCTTTGTACGCTACCATTTGGGATGCTTCGGATTGGGCTACTTCCGGTGGAAAATATAGAGCAAATTACAAATATGCCCCTTTCGTGGCTGAATTCACCGATCTCGTCCTCCATGGATGCGCCACTAATTTGTTGCAGGAGGCGGTCGCCACCGAATGTACGGATACAGGTCATAACCGATTCGACGGGGCTGATTTTGCCAATATCACCCCAAAACAAAAGGTGGCAATGAGAAAATTTAgggataaatatatatattattcatATTGTTATGATACGATTAGATATCCTCTGCCACCACCGGAATGTGTCGTCGATCAGGTTGAAAAGAAGCGATTTAAGGACTCGGGGCGACTGAAGTTCGATGAGAAACACCACCACCGGAGGTTCAAGAACGGCGGCCAGGTTATGGGAGTTAGGAAACATGAAAATCAAGAGGACATGTga
- the LOC140826691 gene encoding replication factor C subunit 3-like isoform X2: protein MPSPLMPRPKSAPDINTQSSPSHSYVPPPGKSFVSSSLAGGSLLTSGTKKPIRNALEEARISTSSPYYKGLTDFSLVINRERLSGSSPGREIHATSSAGSGYRSSFAVKVQEWGFNWFSLKKHEKNSNEIAAAPENVEDRAPFAPLRTYNQIMNKSTKTGLEHERKKVAFPSVLGVETANLSTKEKPLREKESEGSPQEDVHCPLPQITQPTAQAQPSLLSIPLSCTGTSPPVRSAFESSPSLLPRHPAAVGVTYKNKETTKMTENERKYVWADKYRPILLPDFICNRTTALRLQSRVRNWHNKADECGHFIFEGSPGVGKRTMIWALLREAFGPDKVQVRQNCHPFDKIKQLNFTMKKLEPRCLYHPQAREESKEFHLKGEAVSSVLVNWMVSTQHIEVNISELKGYEKHILVELIKEENEMLSNKTLQCTQENCKAIILYETDKLSTDALIYIKWILGKFKGCNKVFFCCRDMSKLLPLKPLCTVVQLLEPSNEEIVKVLMFIATQEGIELPQQLANKIANMSKNNLRQAIRSFEATWHFNSNLEEDQDIQTGWEHKIANLATNVIQEQSPKQLYNIRGDLQNLIEHNVAPDCICEALIKELKRNIPEQLQPQFDKLSDEHRKNYDGIIYLASSQSQHEEHGKRQNVSRNNVQHFMMIEEFIARIMSWYKGVVTNKEGDQMAHR from the exons ATGCCAAGCCCCTTGATGCCACGTCCCAAATCAGCACCTGATATCAACACTCAAAGTTCTCCCTCCCACTCCTATGTTCCTCCTCCTGGAAAGTCCTTCGTATCATCTTCCTTGGCTGGCGGGTCACTGTTAACTTCGGGGACAAAGAAACCTATAAGAAATGCACTTGAAGAAGCAAGAATTTCTACCAGCAGCCCTTACTACAAGGGCTTGACGGACTTTTCGCTCGTAATCAATCGAGAACGACTATcagggtcgagtcctggaaggGAAATTCACGCAACAAGTTCCGCTGGTTCTGGTTACAGGTCATCTTTTGCTGTGAAGGTGCAGGAATGGGGTTTTAATtggttttctttgaagaaacaTGAAAAGAACTCCAATGAGATAGCGGCAGCCCCCGAAAATGTGGAGGACCGAGCACCCTTTGCCCCCCTTAGAACTTATAACCAGATCATGAACAAATCTACAAAAACTGGTTTAGAACATGAGAGGAAAAAAGTTGCTTTTCCTTCCGTTTTGGGCGTGGAAACTGCCAACTTGTCAACCAAGGAGAAGCCATTGAGGGAGAAAGAATCTGAAGGATCGCCACAAGAAGATGTGCATTGTCCTCTACCACAGATAACACAACCAACGGCACAAGCACAACCCTCTCTGCTGTCAATACCGCTCTCATGTACCGGAACATCACCACCTGTACGATCAGCATTTGAATCATCACCCTCTCTACTGCCGAGACATCCAGCAGCTGTAGGAGTTACATATAAGAACAAGGAGACCACAAAAATGACGGAGAATGAAAGGAAATATGTGTGGGCAGATAAGTATAGGCCTATATTGCTGCCAGATTTTATATGTAACCGGACAACAGCACTTCGGCTACAGAGTAGAGTTAGAAATTGGCATAATAAAGCAGATGAATGTGGTCATTTCATATTTGAAGGAAGCCCAGGGGTGGGAAAAAGAACCATGATTTGGGCTTTGCTCAGAGAGGCCTTTGGGCCAGACAAAGTACAGGTACGACAAAACTGTCATCCATTTGATAagataaaacaattgaatttcaCGATGAAAAAACTTGAACCTCGTTGTCTTTATCATCCACAGGCAAGAGAAGAATCCAAGGAATTTCACCTGAAG GGAGAAGCAGTAAGTAGTGTCCTTGTAAACTGGATGGTATCAACCCAACATATTGAAGTCAATATCTCCGAATTAAAAGGCTACGAGAAGCATATACTTGTGGAGCTTATCAAAGAGGAAAACGAGATGCTGTCCAATAAAACCTTGCAATGCACTCAGGAAAACTGCAAAG CTATCATTCTATATGAGACAGACAAGCTGTCTACTGATGCCCTAATATACATCAAGTGGATCTTGGGGAAGTTTAAAGGGTGTAACAAAGTATTCTTTTGCTGCAGAGACATGTCGAAGCTACTGCCCTTAAAGCCACTTTGCACAGTTGTCCAACTTCTTGAGCCTTCAAATGAAGAG ATTGTCAAAGTTTTGATGTTCATAGCAACACAAGAAGGGATAGAGCTACCACAGCAGTTGGCCAATAAAATTGCCAATATGTCCAAGAATAACCTAAGACAAGCCATACGCTCATTTGAAGCTACTTGGCACTTCAA TTCTAACTTGGAGGAAGACCAAGATATCCAGACCGGATGGGAACATAAAATTGCCAATCTTGCAACAAACGTGATACAGGAGCAAAGTCCAAAGCA GCTTTACAATATCCGTGGAGACTTGCAAAATCTTATAGAGCATAACGTAGCACCCGACTGCATATGCGAA GCTCTAATAAAGGAACTGAAGAGGAATATACCTGAGCAGTTACAGCCACAATTTGACAAGCTATCTGATGAACATAGA AAAAACTATGACGGAATAATATACCTGGCCTCTTCACAAAGTCAACACGAGGAACACGGTAAGAGACAGAATGTTTCAAGAAATAACGTCCAACACTTCATGATGATCGAAG AGTTCATAGCAAGAATCATGAGTTGGTACAAGGGTGTTGTAACAAACAAGGAGGGCGACCAGATGGCACACAGATGA
- the LOC140826691 gene encoding uncharacterized protein isoform X3, with protein MPSPLMPRPKSAPDINTQSSPSHSYVPPPGKSFVSSSLAGGSLLTSGTKKPIRNALEEARISTSSPYYKGLTDFSLVINRERLSGSSPGREIHATSSAGSGYRSSFAVKVQEWGFNWFSLKKHEKNSNEIAAAPENVEDRAPFAPLRTYNQIMNKSTKTGLEHERKKVAFPSVLGVETANLSTKEKPLREKESEGSPQEDVHCPLPQITQPTAQAQPSLLSIPLSCTGTSPPVRSAFESSPSLLPRHPAAVGVTYKNKETTKMTENERKYVWADKYRPILLPDFICNRTTALRLQSRVRNWHNKADECGHFIFEGSPGVGKRTMIWALLREAFGPDKVQAREESKEFHLKGEAVSSVLVNWMVSTQHIEVNISELKGYEKHILVELIKEENEMLSNKTLQCTQENCKAIILYETDKLSTDALIYIKWILGKFKGCNKVFFCCRDMSKLLPLKPLCTVVQLLEPSNEEIVKVLMFIATQEGIELPQQLANKIANMSKNNLRQAIRSFEATWHFNSNLEEDQDIQTGWEHKIANLATNVIQEQSPKQLYNIRGDLQNLIEHNVAPDCICEALIKELKRNIPEQLQPQFDKLSDEHRKNYDGIIYLASSQSQHEEHGKRQNVSRNNVQHFMMIEGMININQKRSTLDDGGTININQINNVLKVESYSICYCQTWIYSEG; from the exons ATGCCAAGCCCCTTGATGCCACGTCCCAAATCAGCACCTGATATCAACACTCAAAGTTCTCCCTCCCACTCCTATGTTCCTCCTCCTGGAAAGTCCTTCGTATCATCTTCCTTGGCTGGCGGGTCACTGTTAACTTCGGGGACAAAGAAACCTATAAGAAATGCACTTGAAGAAGCAAGAATTTCTACCAGCAGCCCTTACTACAAGGGCTTGACGGACTTTTCGCTCGTAATCAATCGAGAACGACTATcagggtcgagtcctggaaggGAAATTCACGCAACAAGTTCCGCTGGTTCTGGTTACAGGTCATCTTTTGCTGTGAAGGTGCAGGAATGGGGTTTTAATtggttttctttgaagaaacaTGAAAAGAACTCCAATGAGATAGCGGCAGCCCCCGAAAATGTGGAGGACCGAGCACCCTTTGCCCCCCTTAGAACTTATAACCAGATCATGAACAAATCTACAAAAACTGGTTTAGAACATGAGAGGAAAAAAGTTGCTTTTCCTTCCGTTTTGGGCGTGGAAACTGCCAACTTGTCAACCAAGGAGAAGCCATTGAGGGAGAAAGAATCTGAAGGATCGCCACAAGAAGATGTGCATTGTCCTCTACCACAGATAACACAACCAACGGCACAAGCACAACCCTCTCTGCTGTCAATACCGCTCTCATGTACCGGAACATCACCACCTGTACGATCAGCATTTGAATCATCACCCTCTCTACTGCCGAGACATCCAGCAGCTGTAGGAGTTACATATAAGAACAAGGAGACCACAAAAATGACGGAGAATGAAAGGAAATATGTGTGGGCAGATAAGTATAGGCCTATATTGCTGCCAGATTTTATATGTAACCGGACAACAGCACTTCGGCTACAGAGTAGAGTTAGAAATTGGCATAATAAAGCAGATGAATGTGGTCATTTCATATTTGAAGGAAGCCCAGGGGTGGGAAAAAGAACCATGATTTGGGCTTTGCTCAGAGAGGCCTTTGGGCCAGACAAAGTACAG GCAAGAGAAGAATCCAAGGAATTTCACCTGAAG GGAGAAGCAGTAAGTAGTGTCCTTGTAAACTGGATGGTATCAACCCAACATATTGAAGTCAATATCTCCGAATTAAAAGGCTACGAGAAGCATATACTTGTGGAGCTTATCAAAGAGGAAAACGAGATGCTGTCCAATAAAACCTTGCAATGCACTCAGGAAAACTGCAAAG CTATCATTCTATATGAGACAGACAAGCTGTCTACTGATGCCCTAATATACATCAAGTGGATCTTGGGGAAGTTTAAAGGGTGTAACAAAGTATTCTTTTGCTGCAGAGACATGTCGAAGCTACTGCCCTTAAAGCCACTTTGCACAGTTGTCCAACTTCTTGAGCCTTCAAATGAAGAG ATTGTCAAAGTTTTGATGTTCATAGCAACACAAGAAGGGATAGAGCTACCACAGCAGTTGGCCAATAAAATTGCCAATATGTCCAAGAATAACCTAAGACAAGCCATACGCTCATTTGAAGCTACTTGGCACTTCAA TTCTAACTTGGAGGAAGACCAAGATATCCAGACCGGATGGGAACATAAAATTGCCAATCTTGCAACAAACGTGATACAGGAGCAAAGTCCAAAGCA GCTTTACAATATCCGTGGAGACTTGCAAAATCTTATAGAGCATAACGTAGCACCCGACTGCATATGCGAA GCTCTAATAAAGGAACTGAAGAGGAATATACCTGAGCAGTTACAGCCACAATTTGACAAGCTATCTGATGAACATAGA AAAAACTATGACGGAATAATATACCTGGCCTCTTCACAAAGTCAACACGAGGAACACGGTAAGAGACAGAATGTTTCAAGAAATAACGTCCAACACTTCATGATGATCGAAGGTATGATAAACATTAATCAAAAGCGTTCAACACTTGATGATGGAGGTACGATaaatattaatcaaatcaataatgtgTTAAAAGTTGAAAGTTATTCTATATGTTATTGCCAAACTTGGATTTACTCTGAAGGCTAA
- the LOC140826691 gene encoding uncharacterized protein isoform X1 — MPSPLMPRPKSAPDINTQSSPSHSYVPPPGKSFVSSSLAGGSLLTSGTKKPIRNALEEARISTSSPYYKGLTDFSLVINRERLSGSSPGREIHATSSAGSGYRSSFAVKVQEWGFNWFSLKKHEKNSNEIAAAPENVEDRAPFAPLRTYNQIMNKSTKTGLEHERKKVAFPSVLGVETANLSTKEKPLREKESEGSPQEDVHCPLPQITQPTAQAQPSLLSIPLSCTGTSPPVRSAFESSPSLLPRHPAAVGVTYKNKETTKMTENERKYVWADKYRPILLPDFICNRTTALRLQSRVRNWHNKADECGHFIFEGSPGVGKRTMIWALLREAFGPDKVQVRQNCHPFDKIKQLNFTMKKLEPRCLYHPQAREESKEFHLKGEAVSSVLVNWMVSTQHIEVNISELKGYEKHILVELIKEENEMLSNKTLQCTQENCKAIILYETDKLSTDALIYIKWILGKFKGCNKVFFCCRDMSKLLPLKPLCTVVQLLEPSNEEIVKVLMFIATQEGIELPQQLANKIANMSKNNLRQAIRSFEATWHFNSNLEEDQDIQTGWEHKIANLATNVIQEQSPKQLYNIRGDLQNLIEHNVAPDCICEALIKELKRNIPEQLQPQFDKLSDEHRKNYDGIIYLASSQSQHEEHGKRQNVSRNNVQHFMMIEGMININQKRSTLDDGGTININQINNVLKVESYSICYCQTWIYSEG, encoded by the exons ATGCCAAGCCCCTTGATGCCACGTCCCAAATCAGCACCTGATATCAACACTCAAAGTTCTCCCTCCCACTCCTATGTTCCTCCTCCTGGAAAGTCCTTCGTATCATCTTCCTTGGCTGGCGGGTCACTGTTAACTTCGGGGACAAAGAAACCTATAAGAAATGCACTTGAAGAAGCAAGAATTTCTACCAGCAGCCCTTACTACAAGGGCTTGACGGACTTTTCGCTCGTAATCAATCGAGAACGACTATcagggtcgagtcctggaaggGAAATTCACGCAACAAGTTCCGCTGGTTCTGGTTACAGGTCATCTTTTGCTGTGAAGGTGCAGGAATGGGGTTTTAATtggttttctttgaagaaacaTGAAAAGAACTCCAATGAGATAGCGGCAGCCCCCGAAAATGTGGAGGACCGAGCACCCTTTGCCCCCCTTAGAACTTATAACCAGATCATGAACAAATCTACAAAAACTGGTTTAGAACATGAGAGGAAAAAAGTTGCTTTTCCTTCCGTTTTGGGCGTGGAAACTGCCAACTTGTCAACCAAGGAGAAGCCATTGAGGGAGAAAGAATCTGAAGGATCGCCACAAGAAGATGTGCATTGTCCTCTACCACAGATAACACAACCAACGGCACAAGCACAACCCTCTCTGCTGTCAATACCGCTCTCATGTACCGGAACATCACCACCTGTACGATCAGCATTTGAATCATCACCCTCTCTACTGCCGAGACATCCAGCAGCTGTAGGAGTTACATATAAGAACAAGGAGACCACAAAAATGACGGAGAATGAAAGGAAATATGTGTGGGCAGATAAGTATAGGCCTATATTGCTGCCAGATTTTATATGTAACCGGACAACAGCACTTCGGCTACAGAGTAGAGTTAGAAATTGGCATAATAAAGCAGATGAATGTGGTCATTTCATATTTGAAGGAAGCCCAGGGGTGGGAAAAAGAACCATGATTTGGGCTTTGCTCAGAGAGGCCTTTGGGCCAGACAAAGTACAGGTACGACAAAACTGTCATCCATTTGATAagataaaacaattgaatttcaCGATGAAAAAACTTGAACCTCGTTGTCTTTATCATCCACAGGCAAGAGAAGAATCCAAGGAATTTCACCTGAAG GGAGAAGCAGTAAGTAGTGTCCTTGTAAACTGGATGGTATCAACCCAACATATTGAAGTCAATATCTCCGAATTAAAAGGCTACGAGAAGCATATACTTGTGGAGCTTATCAAAGAGGAAAACGAGATGCTGTCCAATAAAACCTTGCAATGCACTCAGGAAAACTGCAAAG CTATCATTCTATATGAGACAGACAAGCTGTCTACTGATGCCCTAATATACATCAAGTGGATCTTGGGGAAGTTTAAAGGGTGTAACAAAGTATTCTTTTGCTGCAGAGACATGTCGAAGCTACTGCCCTTAAAGCCACTTTGCACAGTTGTCCAACTTCTTGAGCCTTCAAATGAAGAG ATTGTCAAAGTTTTGATGTTCATAGCAACACAAGAAGGGATAGAGCTACCACAGCAGTTGGCCAATAAAATTGCCAATATGTCCAAGAATAACCTAAGACAAGCCATACGCTCATTTGAAGCTACTTGGCACTTCAA TTCTAACTTGGAGGAAGACCAAGATATCCAGACCGGATGGGAACATAAAATTGCCAATCTTGCAACAAACGTGATACAGGAGCAAAGTCCAAAGCA GCTTTACAATATCCGTGGAGACTTGCAAAATCTTATAGAGCATAACGTAGCACCCGACTGCATATGCGAA GCTCTAATAAAGGAACTGAAGAGGAATATACCTGAGCAGTTACAGCCACAATTTGACAAGCTATCTGATGAACATAGA AAAAACTATGACGGAATAATATACCTGGCCTCTTCACAAAGTCAACACGAGGAACACGGTAAGAGACAGAATGTTTCAAGAAATAACGTCCAACACTTCATGATGATCGAAGGTATGATAAACATTAATCAAAAGCGTTCAACACTTGATGATGGAGGTACGATaaatattaatcaaatcaataatgtgTTAAAAGTTGAAAGTTATTCTATATGTTATTGCCAAACTTGGATTTACTCTGAAGGCTAA